One stretch of Streptomyces sp. NBC_01363 DNA includes these proteins:
- a CDS encoding CdaR family transcriptional regulator — protein sequence MLIPVTSLPRASLARVLEELGSTLLDVVCGDVERADGIGGVVIHDPLDEPELPDNALVLGVALHDLSDIARVVTRLGQRGAAALVVRAPVTADDALIDAAEASGVAVLSFARGASWTHLAGMLRTLTTDSNRHDMDGHTADRIESGDLFAVANAIAALLDAPVTIEDRNSRLLAFSSRQEDIDTSRVQTILGRQVPEHYTRILEERGVFQAIYRSDRPVFVASLPESGDTTQPPELPRAAIAVRAGDEILGAIWVVVAEPLSEDRSEVLYEASKLVAMHMVWQRADADMERRQRAELLATALESGPGSPEAIRRLGLKDEPAVVLALTVVDAANEHRLPARTATERKRLTDAFAMHLAAVHPRATAALIGDIAYGILPLLPQNRHDAEERAARIATEFLARVGSRLRPVIGVGPYAEDSAALARSRTGAERASRVLRSGTAGQPVARLDDVHVEALLLELADLVPRGDLPSGVVARVIAYDEIHETNLAETLRSWLDAFGDVATAAASMFVHPNTFRYRLRRAAEVGRIDLHDPSARLSAMLQLHLMSLRSAPDGG from the coding sequence GTGCTCATTCCCGTGACCAGCCTTCCGCGAGCAAGCCTCGCGCGTGTCCTGGAGGAACTCGGTTCCACCCTGCTCGACGTGGTCTGCGGTGACGTGGAACGCGCCGACGGCATCGGCGGCGTCGTCATCCACGACCCACTCGACGAGCCGGAACTCCCGGACAACGCACTGGTACTGGGCGTGGCCCTGCACGACCTCTCCGACATCGCCCGAGTCGTCACCCGCCTGGGGCAGCGCGGCGCCGCCGCCCTGGTGGTCCGCGCGCCTGTCACCGCCGACGATGCGCTGATCGATGCGGCCGAGGCGTCGGGCGTGGCCGTGCTCTCCTTCGCCCGCGGCGCCTCCTGGACGCACCTGGCGGGGATGCTCCGGACGCTGACGACCGACAGCAACCGGCATGACATGGATGGTCACACGGCCGACCGGATCGAGTCCGGCGACCTCTTCGCGGTCGCCAACGCGATTGCCGCGCTGCTCGACGCGCCCGTCACCATCGAGGACCGCAACTCGCGCCTGCTGGCTTTCTCCAGCCGGCAGGAGGACATCGACACCTCGCGGGTCCAGACGATCCTGGGCCGGCAGGTCCCCGAGCACTACACGCGCATCCTTGAGGAACGCGGGGTGTTCCAGGCGATCTACCGCAGCGACCGCCCCGTCTTCGTCGCGTCTCTCCCCGAGTCGGGCGACACGACACAGCCGCCCGAACTGCCGCGCGCGGCGATCGCCGTGCGCGCCGGGGACGAGATCCTCGGCGCGATCTGGGTGGTCGTCGCCGAGCCGCTGAGCGAGGACCGCAGCGAAGTGCTCTACGAGGCGTCCAAGCTGGTCGCGATGCACATGGTGTGGCAGCGCGCGGACGCGGACATGGAAAGGCGGCAGCGCGCGGAGCTGCTGGCCACCGCACTGGAGAGCGGCCCTGGATCACCCGAGGCGATCCGCCGCCTCGGCCTGAAGGACGAGCCCGCCGTCGTTCTCGCACTCACCGTCGTCGACGCGGCGAATGAACACCGGCTGCCCGCCCGTACCGCCACCGAACGCAAACGCCTCACTGACGCGTTCGCCATGCATCTGGCCGCGGTGCACCCGCGCGCCACCGCGGCGCTGATCGGCGACATCGCGTACGGCATCCTGCCCCTTCTTCCGCAGAACCGGCACGATGCCGAGGAACGGGCGGCCCGCATCGCCACCGAGTTCCTGGCCCGCGTGGGTTCCCGGCTGCGCCCCGTGATCGGCGTAGGGCCGTACGCCGAGGACAGCGCGGCGCTGGCCCGGTCGCGTACCGGAGCCGAACGGGCGTCGCGCGTCCTGCGGTCGGGAACCGCCGGGCAGCCGGTCGCCCGCCTGGACGACGTCCACGTCGAGGCACTGCTGCTGGAGCTCGCCGACCTCGTCCCGCGCGGGGACCTGCCCAGTGGCGTCGTCGCACGCGTCATCGCCTACGACGAGATCCACGAGACCAACCTGGCCGAGACGCTGCGGAGTTGGCTCGACGCCTTCGGCGATGTCGCCACGGCCGCCGCCTCGATGTTCGTGCACCCCAACACGTTCCGCTACCGGCTTCGGCGCGCGGCGGAGGTCGGCCGGATCGACCTCCATGATCCGTCCGCGCGTCTCTCGGCCATGCTGCAGCTGCACCTGATGTCGCTCAGGTCCGCCCCGGACGGCGGATGA
- a CDS encoding erythromycin esterase family protein has protein sequence MDTFHDTSADMAALRRLIGGARVVALGEGAHNITEFYGLRDLLFRFLVRECGFTGLVLESGFAEGLAVDEWVDGGPGRVETVAQDGVTYRFGECEPMRRQLRWMRRRNSGGSAKVAFYGMDLPGSSTSPGPAVRACLDRLPARPGDEELRRLSDLGDRSQAAVRYAALSSPDRARLLDGLRGLDERALRYRRHSGPDDEDAEIALWCAASLEAFVAEADEDGTSAEGPYPREAFMARSVEWILRRERRIVVSAHNAHVRRTPLHGRPTLGGLLSSELGADLVVIGMTYGSGPEVTFTQRSSRPFDCDVTLGARTLTPESVESRLDRLGPGVTLLDPRRAPAGFFDGVEGTLAGGELDPVDDFPAAYDALLHVRQVNRIPGAFERLRAEFVAAARAGFEAAPDADAPADQSMRPGDLDGLRDTEESESQ, from the coding sequence ATGGATACGTTCCACGACACGTCTGCGGACATGGCTGCGCTGCGTCGACTGATCGGCGGAGCACGGGTGGTGGCGCTCGGCGAGGGCGCGCACAACATCACGGAATTCTACGGGCTCAGGGACCTGCTGTTCCGGTTCCTGGTCCGGGAGTGCGGGTTCACCGGGCTGGTCCTGGAGTCCGGATTCGCCGAGGGGCTGGCCGTCGACGAGTGGGTCGACGGCGGGCCGGGACGGGTCGAGACCGTCGCCCAGGACGGCGTCACCTACCGCTTCGGCGAGTGCGAGCCGATGCGGAGGCAACTGCGCTGGATGCGTCGGCGCAACTCCGGCGGGTCGGCGAAGGTCGCCTTCTACGGAATGGACCTGCCCGGCTCGTCCACCTCCCCCGGCCCGGCGGTCCGTGCCTGCCTCGACCGGCTGCCCGCACGTCCGGGCGACGAGGAGTTGCGGCGGCTGAGCGACCTGGGCGACCGGTCGCAGGCGGCGGTCCGTTACGCGGCGCTGTCCTCCCCGGACCGTGCCCGGCTGCTCGACGGCCTTCGCGGACTGGACGAGCGCGCACTCCGATACCGCCGGCACAGCGGCCCGGACGACGAGGACGCCGAGATCGCCCTGTGGTGCGCGGCCTCGCTCGAAGCCTTCGTCGCCGAGGCCGACGAGGACGGGACCTCCGCGGAGGGTCCCTATCCGCGGGAGGCGTTCATGGCGCGCAGCGTGGAGTGGATCCTGCGCCGGGAGCGGCGCATCGTGGTGAGCGCCCACAACGCACACGTCCGCCGTACACCGCTGCACGGTCGGCCGACCCTGGGCGGTCTGCTCTCCTCCGAGCTGGGAGCGGACCTCGTCGTCATCGGGATGACGTACGGCTCCGGGCCCGAAGTCACCTTCACCCAGCGGTCGTCGCGTCCGTTCGACTGCGACGTCACGCTCGGGGCGCGGACCCTGACGCCGGAGTCCGTCGAATCGCGGCTCGACCGTCTCGGCCCGGGGGTGACCCTCCTCGATCCGCGCCGCGCGCCCGCCGGGTTCTTCGACGGCGTCGAGGGGACGCTCGCCGGTGGGGAGCTCGACCCCGTCGACGACTTCCCGGCCGCCTACGACGCACTGCTCCACGTCCGGCAGGTGAACCGGATCCCCGGGGCGTTCGAGCGGCTGCGTGCCGAGTTCGTCGCGGCCGCGCGAGCGGGCTTCGAGGCGGCCCCGGACGCAGATGCACCAGCAGATCAGTCCATGCGTCCCGGAGACCTCGACGGTCTCCGGGACACCGAGGAGTCGGAGTCACAGTGA
- a CDS encoding ABC transporter ATP-binding protein, which yields MVEEMESHIVRASDGFENAREPADGSRVLTIRNLSVEIRRGDRIVHPVSDVSLALDRGETLGIVGETGSGKSMTGLAVMGMLPAGGRVTGGSIDFGGTELVGLPADRYRALRGNDIAMVFQDSMTALNPTRRIGEQVAEPVRLHQGASKQAARARAAELLDLVGIPKPLERLDDHPHQLSGGMRQRVMIAMALACEPRVVIADEPTTALDVSIQAEILDLLDDLRSRLGMSMILITHDMGVIARHADRVGVMYAGRVAETGPTPALFSHTRHRYTHALLSSIPSLTQDRREQLFSIPGTPPDLSASPAGCPFAPRCAAATDRCHEERPPLSVEEDGHTHACWHPVATAAVRTGSGASAVARPAVSPEAPAARETTPRLRIVDLGLEYPVGGRGLLGRRRTVKAVSGVSFDVAPGETFGLVGESGCGKSSLGRMLVALNRPTSGEVIFDGASVTGMSARELAPHRSQLQMMFQDSNSSLDPRMRIGAILREPLAIQGIGRRAARTARARELLGDVGLPSGVLERYPHELSGGQRQRVGLARALALDPKVLVADEPVSALDVSIRSQILNLMLRVQRERELSSVVISHDLAVVRYLADRVGVMYLGKLMETGTTEEVYGSTAHPYTAGLLAAVPEADPAAPRPRPGTRVRGELPSPIDPPSGCRFRTRCPLATEVCAATEPALATLTGTHKVACHHPLRLPAAQPEELSAR from the coding sequence ATGGTCGAGGAGATGGAGAGCCATATCGTGCGCGCGAGCGATGGTTTTGAGAACGCACGTGAGCCCGCGGACGGAAGCCGAGTGCTGACGATCCGCAATCTGTCGGTCGAGATCCGCCGGGGCGACCGGATCGTCCACCCGGTCTCGGACGTCAGTCTGGCGCTCGATCGCGGGGAGACCCTGGGGATCGTCGGGGAGACCGGATCCGGCAAGTCCATGACCGGCCTGGCCGTGATGGGCATGCTGCCGGCCGGTGGCCGGGTGACCGGCGGCTCGATCGACTTCGGCGGTACGGAGCTCGTCGGACTCCCCGCGGACCGGTACCGGGCCCTCCGCGGCAACGACATCGCGATGGTGTTCCAGGATTCGATGACGGCCTTGAACCCCACCCGCCGCATCGGCGAACAGGTCGCCGAACCGGTGAGGTTGCACCAGGGCGCGTCGAAGCAGGCCGCGCGCGCACGTGCCGCGGAGCTGCTCGACCTGGTCGGGATACCGAAGCCCCTCGAACGGCTGGACGACCATCCGCACCAGCTCTCGGGCGGCATGCGGCAACGCGTGATGATCGCGATGGCCCTGGCGTGCGAGCCGCGGGTCGTCATCGCGGACGAGCCGACCACCGCGCTCGACGTCTCCATCCAGGCGGAGATCCTCGATCTCCTGGACGACCTCAGGTCCCGGCTGGGCATGTCGATGATCCTCATCACCCACGACATGGGAGTGATCGCCCGGCACGCCGACCGGGTGGGCGTGATGTATGCCGGGCGCGTGGCCGAGACCGGGCCGACACCAGCTCTTTTCAGCCATACCCGGCACCGCTACACCCATGCGCTGCTGTCGTCGATCCCCTCGCTCACCCAGGACCGGCGCGAACAGCTCTTCAGCATTCCCGGCACACCGCCGGATCTGTCCGCCTCCCCCGCGGGCTGTCCTTTCGCGCCGCGCTGCGCGGCCGCGACGGACCGCTGCCACGAGGAGCGGCCGCCGCTCTCGGTGGAGGAGGACGGGCACACCCACGCGTGCTGGCACCCGGTCGCCACGGCAGCAGTCCGTACCGGCTCAGGGGCATCGGCCGTCGCACGGCCCGCCGTCTCCCCCGAGGCCCCTGCCGCACGCGAGACGACGCCGCGGCTGCGGATCGTCGATCTCGGACTTGAGTACCCGGTGGGCGGACGGGGCCTCCTCGGGCGGCGCCGCACTGTCAAGGCGGTCTCCGGAGTGAGCTTCGACGTGGCGCCCGGTGAGACGTTCGGCCTGGTCGGGGAGTCGGGGTGCGGCAAGTCCTCGCTGGGCCGCATGCTCGTGGCGCTGAACCGGCCGACCTCGGGCGAGGTGATCTTCGATGGTGCGTCGGTGACCGGTATGAGTGCCCGCGAACTCGCGCCGCACCGGTCCCAGTTGCAGATGATGTTCCAGGACTCGAACTCCTCTCTCGACCCCCGCATGCGCATCGGCGCGATCCTGCGCGAGCCCCTTGCGATCCAAGGCATCGGCAGGCGCGCCGCCCGGACCGCGCGGGCCCGCGAGCTCCTCGGGGACGTGGGGCTGCCGTCGGGCGTCCTGGAGCGCTACCCCCACGAACTCTCCGGGGGACAGCGCCAACGAGTGGGGCTGGCCCGCGCGCTGGCCCTGGACCCGAAGGTGCTGGTCGCCGACGAGCCGGTCAGCGCGCTGGACGTCTCCATCCGTTCCCAGATCCTCAATCTGATGCTCCGCGTCCAACGCGAACGCGAACTGAGCAGTGTCGTGATCTCCCACGACCTCGCGGTCGTGCGGTACCTGGCCGACCGCGTCGGAGTCATGTACCTGGGCAAGTTGATGGAGACCGGCACCACCGAGGAGGTGTACGGGTCCACCGCGCACCCGTACACCGCGGGGCTGCTCGCGGCGGTTCCCGAGGCGGACCCCGCGGCGCCGCGCCCCCGGCCGGGCACGCGCGTGCGCGGCGAACTGCCCAGTCCCATCGATCCGCCCAGCGGCTGCCGGTTCCGCACCCGATGTCCGCTGGCGACCGAGGTGTGCGCGGCGACGGAGCCCGCCCTCGCGACCCTCACCGGCACGCACAAGGTCGCCTGCCACCACCCCCTGCGCTTGCCGGCCGCACAGCCCGAGGAGCTCTCCGCACGATGA
- a CDS encoding ABC transporter substrate-binding protein, translating to MTHVPGKARGRRFAVLAAVLAVLATACTGGDLAKDLQGGYKTLPKESGKPKDGGTVTVALTPGLSPNYIYPYPPASANGTVIARGLLWRSLYRPSGEGDQIADAALSLAEAPRYSTDRKTVSIKMKRYSWSNGRPVTADDVVFSLALLKAALKESPANWSFYTPGQFPDGITAKATASDELTLRSTTAYNPSYLMSMLTLLYVMPSKEWNIARTSGPHLDYTQPKNAKAIYTHLTKQSESQATFADNPLWQVVNGPYRLKSFDPTTGSFSLVPNTSYSGPGGSRLDRVDFKSFTSAPAVLNQFKAGNLTVGTLDSSFIMQIGALKKKGYHVYGAPAPARFDPLVLNFENTTHHFDKVIAQPYIRRALQHLIDQQGYIRSRGVYNGAASPNYTTAGSDSPYPPAFGDQAPYPYDPAAAKNLLTDHGWKVEPGGATTCRHPGTGAGECGAGIPRGQTIDFSLASANTPAYVGARDTAFASEAKKLGLKITLVSKSLNYLYTNYGNSFAPANKNKWAAQDYGPLYLAAGYPSSNTVFNTGGSFNLGGYRDAEADKLIDASTFGADSKALSAEVTHLGKDLPVLYFPTPHTLVVWKNSLSGPPPSFSSLLSFLYTPELWYFHN from the coding sequence ATGACACATGTGCCCGGCAAGGCGCGAGGACGCCGCTTCGCGGTGCTCGCCGCCGTGCTCGCCGTACTGGCCACGGCGTGCACCGGCGGCGACCTGGCCAAGGATCTGCAGGGCGGTTACAAGACCCTGCCGAAGGAGTCCGGGAAGCCCAAGGACGGCGGCACGGTCACGGTCGCGCTGACTCCAGGGCTCAGCCCCAACTACATCTATCCGTATCCGCCGGCGTCCGCCAACGGCACCGTCATCGCCCGGGGGCTCCTGTGGCGCTCCCTCTACCGCCCCAGTGGTGAGGGCGATCAGATCGCGGACGCCGCACTGAGCCTGGCCGAGGCGCCCCGCTACAGCACCGACCGCAAGACCGTGAGCATCAAGATGAAGCGCTACTCGTGGTCCAACGGCAGGCCGGTCACCGCCGACGACGTCGTCTTCTCCCTGGCCCTGCTGAAGGCCGCGCTCAAGGAGAGCCCGGCCAACTGGAGCTTCTACACCCCGGGGCAGTTTCCCGACGGCATCACCGCGAAGGCCACCGCGTCGGACGAGCTCACCCTCAGGTCCACGACCGCGTACAACCCGTCCTACCTGATGTCGATGCTGACCCTGCTGTACGTGATGCCCTCCAAGGAGTGGAACATCGCCCGCACCTCGGGGCCGCACCTGGACTACACGCAGCCGAAGAACGCCAAGGCCATCTACACCCACCTCACCAAGCAGTCGGAGTCCCAGGCCACATTCGCCGACAACCCGCTCTGGCAGGTGGTCAACGGCCCGTACCGTCTCAAGAGCTTCGACCCCACGACCGGCTCGTTCTCCCTGGTCCCCAACACGTCCTACAGCGGCCCGGGCGGCTCACGGCTCGACCGGGTCGACTTCAAGTCGTTCACCTCCGCCCCGGCGGTCCTCAACCAGTTCAAGGCCGGCAACCTGACCGTCGGAACGCTGGACTCCAGCTTCATCATGCAGATCGGCGCGCTGAAGAAGAAGGGCTACCACGTCTACGGCGCCCCGGCGCCCGCCCGGTTCGACCCGCTGGTCCTGAACTTCGAAAACACCACCCACCACTTCGACAAGGTGATCGCGCAGCCGTACATCCGCCGGGCCCTGCAACACCTGATCGACCAGCAGGGCTACATCAGGAGCCGGGGCGTGTACAACGGTGCCGCCTCCCCCAACTACACCACCGCGGGCAGCGACTCCCCGTACCCGCCCGCGTTCGGTGACCAGGCGCCCTACCCGTACGACCCGGCCGCCGCCAAGAACCTGCTCACCGACCACGGCTGGAAGGTCGAGCCGGGCGGCGCCACCACCTGCCGACACCCGGGCACCGGGGCCGGCGAGTGCGGGGCGGGCATCCCGCGCGGGCAGACGATCGACTTCTCCCTCGCCTCCGCGAACACCCCGGCGTACGTCGGCGCCCGGGACACCGCCTTCGCATCGGAGGCCAAGAAGCTGGGCCTCAAGATCACGCTCGTGAGCAAGTCGCTCAACTACCTGTACACCAACTACGGCAACTCCTTCGCGCCCGCCAACAAGAACAAGTGGGCGGCACAGGACTACGGACCGCTGTACCTGGCGGCCGGATACCCGAGCAGCAACACCGTGTTCAACACGGGAGGCAGCTTCAATCTCGGCGGGTACCGCGACGCCGAGGCGGACAAGCTGATCGACGCGTCGACGTTCGGAGCGGATTCCAAGGCCCTGTCGGCCGAGGTGACCCACCTCGGCAAGGACCTGCCGGTGCTCTACTTCCCGACTCCGCACACCCTCGTCGTGTGGAAGAACAGCCTCTCCGGGCCGCCGCCGTCGTTCAGCTCACTGCTCAGCTTCCTGTACACGCCGGAACTCTGGTACTTCCACAACTGA
- a CDS encoding ABC transporter permease has protein sequence MSWYVVRRLAISFVVLLGISALVFFLLHVVSDDPGRVVLGQRASPQAVADFNREHGFDRPLVVQYLSYLGQLAHGDLGRSYKLNENVGAVLQQNAGRSAMLSLAGLVLALLIAVPLGILQAVRRNSLVDRAATAASYVLYATPSFLLGLILIAVFSQSLPFFPAEASQSHSSWVVLTDPRAMALPVITLAVTSVAIFSQYQRSSALDQLGQDYIRVARAKGLPERSVLTRHLLRNACLPLITLVGTLIPSLLAGNLIVESLFNYPGLGLLFLNSLQHEDYPVLLAYTLIGGVLTVAGNFVADIAVAAADSRIELNK, from the coding sequence ATGAGCTGGTACGTGGTCCGACGGCTGGCGATCTCCTTCGTCGTCCTGCTGGGCATCTCCGCGTTGGTGTTCTTCCTGCTGCACGTGGTCTCGGACGACCCGGGCCGTGTAGTCCTGGGACAGCGCGCGTCCCCCCAGGCCGTGGCCGACTTCAACCGGGAGCACGGGTTCGACCGGCCGCTCGTCGTGCAGTACCTCAGCTATCTGGGCCAGCTCGCCCACGGTGACCTGGGCAGGTCCTACAAACTCAACGAGAACGTGGGGGCGGTACTGCAGCAGAACGCCGGCCGCAGCGCGATGCTGTCGCTGGCCGGCCTGGTCCTCGCGCTGCTGATCGCCGTCCCGCTCGGCATCCTCCAGGCGGTCCGCCGCAACAGTCTCGTCGACCGCGCCGCCACGGCGGCCTCCTATGTGCTCTACGCGACTCCGTCGTTCCTGCTGGGCCTGATCCTGATCGCCGTGTTCAGCCAGTCCCTGCCGTTCTTCCCTGCCGAGGCGTCCCAGTCGCACTCCTCGTGGGTGGTCCTCACCGATCCCCGCGCCATGGCCCTGCCCGTCATCACGCTCGCTGTCACCAGCGTCGCGATCTTCTCCCAGTACCAGCGCTCGTCGGCTCTCGACCAGCTCGGCCAGGACTACATCCGGGTCGCCCGCGCCAAAGGGCTCCCGGAGCGGAGCGTCCTGACGCGCCACCTGCTGCGCAACGCCTGTCTGCCGCTGATCACGCTGGTCGGCACGCTCATCCCCAGCCTCCTGGCAGGCAACCTGATCGTCGAGTCGCTCTTCAACTACCCCGGCCTCGGCCTGCTGTTCCTCAACAGCCTGCAGCACGAGGACTACCCGGTGCTCCTCGCCTACACCTTGATCGGCGGCGTCCTCACCGTGGCCGGCAACTTCGTCGCCGACATCGCGGTCGCCGCCGCCGACAGCCGAATCGAGTTGAACAAATGA
- a CDS encoding prolyl oligopeptidase family serine peptidase, giving the protein MNSSPPPYPPARTVDAFEDVAGVRVPDPYRWLEPETDEVKRWQRRQAELATSIAYDGQDPAAVRKLIETYGAGSRPALPRFAAGRWFRAVNAPGAAAPSVVVADRPFGAGRPVVDLTAFGDGQNPAFLSWLAPSPNGRVLALGVCTDGSEHNTVRLIEVDSGRVLDGAPRQVLHSAWAGGVSWLPDSSGFSFLALTGSPHEFRQAVYRHRLATRDSAGSTVVEPIPVGEGSQEYTLVQFSADGRWAVASHRVGSPVPVAVRDLSRPAAPWRPFVTECAGTVAGHIVGDRYIAVTDVAAPRGRVVALPLDAADPNDPAAWTELVPEGETVLRSLSPVGDHLYLSEFDRTCARVRILDRSGAVTGEVPLPGQGALSAPFFALTGLAVGSPPDDFVFAFSTPTSSWGVYRHRPGEADIETLSAPAVTLDADVTFERAVAPDGVEIPYHVVRPAGSDPTRPAPTLISAYGAANVPLLPQYQPEMAAFVAAGGVLVQAHLRGGGEFGRDWYLAAHRERKHVRDRDLIAVAEHLIATGLTTPERLALTGGSDGGLMCGVALTTRPELWCAVLPMAPLLDLIGGTRDPYLDFVIRKAWADPDDPAEVRRLLRLSPYQLVGPGVFPAIYLQAGATDPRCPPWHARKFAARLQAAQEGDAPVLLHVFDNAGHGAATSYEVATAQDAEWLAFLIRTLGLGRQEASG; this is encoded by the coding sequence GTGAACAGCAGCCCTCCGCCGTATCCGCCCGCGCGGACCGTCGACGCCTTCGAGGACGTCGCGGGCGTCCGGGTGCCGGACCCGTACCGGTGGCTGGAGCCGGAGACCGACGAGGTAAAGCGGTGGCAGCGCCGACAGGCCGAACTCGCCACTTCGATCGCCTACGACGGGCAGGACCCTGCGGCCGTACGGAAGCTGATCGAGACCTACGGTGCCGGGTCCCGCCCGGCACTGCCGAGGTTCGCGGCGGGCCGCTGGTTCCGCGCCGTGAACGCACCCGGTGCGGCGGCGCCAAGCGTGGTCGTCGCCGACCGGCCGTTCGGCGCGGGCCGACCGGTGGTCGACCTGACCGCGTTCGGCGACGGGCAGAACCCCGCGTTCCTGTCGTGGCTCGCGCCGTCGCCGAACGGTCGCGTCCTGGCCCTGGGCGTCTGTACCGACGGCAGCGAGCACAACACGGTCCGGCTCATCGAGGTGGACTCGGGGCGCGTACTGGACGGCGCGCCGCGACAGGTCCTGCACAGCGCGTGGGCCGGTGGTGTGTCGTGGCTGCCCGACAGCAGCGGCTTCTCCTTCCTCGCCCTGACCGGTTCGCCGCATGAGTTCCGGCAGGCCGTGTACCGTCACCGGCTCGCCACGCGGGACAGCGCGGGCAGCACCGTGGTGGAACCGATCCCGGTCGGTGAGGGCTCCCAGGAGTACACACTCGTGCAGTTCTCGGCCGACGGCCGCTGGGCCGTCGCAAGTCACCGGGTGGGCAGTCCTGTTCCGGTCGCCGTACGCGATCTGTCCCGGCCCGCCGCCCCCTGGCGTCCCTTCGTCACCGAATGCGCCGGGACCGTCGCCGGACACATCGTCGGCGACCGCTACATCGCGGTGACCGACGTAGCGGCACCACGCGGGCGCGTGGTTGCGCTCCCGCTGGACGCCGCCGACCCCAACGACCCCGCCGCGTGGACGGAGTTGGTGCCGGAGGGCGAGACGGTGCTGCGGTCCTTGTCCCCGGTCGGTGACCATCTGTACCTCAGTGAGTTCGACCGGACGTGCGCCCGGGTACGGATCCTCGACCGCTCCGGCGCCGTCACCGGGGAGGTTCCGCTACCCGGGCAGGGGGCGCTCTCCGCACCGTTCTTCGCCCTGACCGGCCTGGCCGTGGGCTCTCCCCCGGACGACTTCGTCTTCGCCTTCTCCACCCCGACCAGCTCCTGGGGCGTCTATCGGCACCGTCCGGGAGAGGCGGACATCGAGACGTTGTCGGCCCCGGCGGTCACCCTCGACGCCGACGTGACGTTCGAGCGGGCCGTCGCACCCGACGGCGTGGAGATCCCTTACCACGTGGTGCGACCGGCGGGCAGCGACCCGACGCGGCCCGCGCCCACGCTGATCTCCGCGTACGGTGCGGCGAACGTGCCTCTGCTGCCGCAGTACCAGCCCGAGATGGCCGCCTTCGTCGCGGCCGGCGGCGTGCTCGTACAGGCGCATCTGCGCGGGGGCGGCGAGTTCGGCCGCGACTGGTACCTGGCCGCGCACCGGGAACGCAAGCATGTGCGCGACCGCGACCTCATCGCCGTCGCCGAGCACCTCATCGCCACAGGGCTGACCACACCCGAGCGGCTCGCGCTGACCGGTGGCTCCGACGGTGGTCTCATGTGCGGGGTCGCCCTCACGACGCGCCCCGAGCTGTGGTGTGCCGTGCTGCCGATGGCGCCGCTCCTCGACCTCATCGGGGGCACCCGCGATCCCTATCTGGACTTCGTCATCCGCAAGGCGTGGGCGGATCCGGACGATCCTGCGGAAGTACGGCGGCTGCTGCGGCTCTCGCCCTACCAGTTGGTCGGGCCCGGCGTCTTCCCGGCGATCTATCTTCAGGCCGGGGCGACCGATCCGCGGTGTCCTCCCTGGCATGCGCGCAAGTTCGCCGCCCGGCTGCAGGCGGCACAGGAAGGGGACGCGCCGGTCCTCCTGCACGTCTTCGACAACGCCGGGCACGGCGCGGCGACGTCGTACGAGGTCGCGACCGCACAGGACGCCGAGTGGCTGGCCTTTCTGATCAGGACACTCGGCCTGGGCCGTCAGGAAGCTTCCGGATGA
- a CDS encoding ABC transporter permease gives MTSRQTDTAGALEAGATAPSAADPVEPTDVRERFTLKPVLRALRHHPLGLVGGLLLILVVGFCFLGPLLYRTNQTDVDLVNAALPPSTEHPLGTDLNGFDVLGRLMAGGRVSLQIGLLAALFATTIGTVYGAVAGLAGGIVDGFLMRVVDTLLSVPFLFFVLILSVRFHANAVSLSLVIGGFSWLVSARLVRGEVLTLRVREFVLAARVMGASRPRLILTHLIPNALSVIIVVITFQVADAILVVAALGFLGFGLTYPTADWGSQLANGATFISADYWWLVYPVGICVIVTVLGLNLLADTFRDAVGHRAG, from the coding sequence ATGACCTCACGACAGACGGACACGGCGGGGGCCCTGGAGGCGGGCGCCACGGCGCCGTCAGCAGCCGACCCGGTCGAACCGACAGACGTGCGCGAGCGGTTCACCTTGAAACCGGTGCTGCGCGCACTGCGGCACCACCCGCTGGGCCTCGTCGGCGGCCTGCTTCTGATACTCGTCGTCGGGTTCTGTTTCCTCGGCCCCCTGCTCTACCGGACCAACCAGACCGACGTGGACCTGGTGAACGCGGCTCTGCCGCCCAGCACCGAGCATCCGCTCGGGACGGACCTCAACGGGTTCGATGTGCTCGGCCGCCTCATGGCGGGCGGCAGGGTGTCCTTGCAGATCGGGCTGCTCGCCGCGTTGTTCGCCACCACGATCGGTACGGTCTACGGCGCCGTCGCCGGACTCGCCGGCGGGATCGTCGACGGGTTCCTGATGCGGGTGGTCGACACCCTGCTGTCGGTCCCCTTCCTCTTCTTCGTCCTGATCCTCTCGGTGCGCTTCCACGCGAACGCCGTGTCGCTGAGCCTGGTCATCGGCGGGTTCTCCTGGCTGGTCTCCGCCCGGCTCGTCCGCGGCGAGGTCCTGACCCTGCGGGTACGGGAGTTCGTGCTGGCGGCCCGGGTGATGGGGGCCTCCCGCCCACGGCTCATCCTTACCCACCTGATTCCGAACGCGCTCAGCGTGATCATCGTCGTCATCACCTTCCAGGTGGCCGACGCGATCCTCGTCGTCGCCGCTCTGGGCTTCCTGGGCTTCGGCCTGACATACCCGACCGCGGACTGGGGCAGCCAGCTTGCCAACGGCGCGACGTTCATCTCCGCCGACTACTGGTGGCTGGTGTATCCCGTCGGCATCTGCGTCATCGTCACGGTGCTGGGGCTCAACCTGCTGGCGGACACGTTCCGCGACGCGGTCGGTCACCGGGCCGGCTGA